The Nostoc commune NIES-4072 genome includes a window with the following:
- a CDS encoding two-partner secretion domain-containing protein codes for MKIIINTFVITVITSFAAIFPCEAQITPDITLPNNTDIKIEGNNRIIQEGTQVGNNLFHSFQDFSIPIDNTVIFNNPLNVQNIITRVTGGLISNIDGLIKANGTANLYLMNPSGITFGTNARLDIGGSFLATTANSIKFTDGIEFSAIEPQYSPLLTLNVPVGLQFYDTTVGEINVQGNGFPIQNSILRSPIDASTIFTGLQVKPGNTLALIGGKILLDGGVLSTKNGRIDLASIEQGEVNIKPENKRLLLTYEKKLSFRDITFLKNALVYVNSTEGEGNTINIRGNDVKVLNGALIMSQNQGFKQNGQISINSEFLEVKDASEFGISGIYTSNFGNTPGENIELNSNKITIGGAQIATTTFSNAPGGEIIINANDYLKITGSTPSSVNQFGYGAINSFSYLNYGDSGNITGVIKNLILEDGGNITTASSSFGNAGDLKLSTQNITLKNGSSLGATTFNSGKGGNVLINANNTINITGRSPIVGPSIINAATFGSGNAGNVEINTSKLIIRDGAGISTSTVSFGNAGNLNINTSGSVDISGVDSNSKVPSFINSSGDILDNSLRARFNRVPPTPTGDAGKLIINAEQVNIDNNAQVSVRNNGSGNAGILEIKAKDVNITNNGGVTATTAVGEGGDIIFNTNNVLLGNSNISTTAGQQETKGNGGNININTELLLLLENSKITANAFEGRGGNVTINTQGIFSSFDSKITATSDRGIAGIVQINTLQFDFIKAAFVPPAINIPTVAHICATQSGKAPNEFVDRGSGGIPQSPSDPLNSTYGWRDERQPISTKQSQQPIQIEVDQEYVEAQGWKNNGNGTVSFTTKPKEVVSYGSLSDSPCHNSQKYK; via the coding sequence ATGAAGATTATTATCAATACGTTTGTAATTACAGTTATTACTTCTTTTGCAGCTATCTTTCCTTGTGAGGCTCAAATTACTCCAGATATTACTCTACCTAATAACACTGATATTAAAATAGAAGGAAATAATCGAATTATTCAAGAGGGAACTCAGGTAGGAAACAACCTTTTTCATAGTTTTCAGGACTTTTCTATACCTATCGATAACACAGTTATATTTAATAATCCTTTAAATGTTCAAAATATTATTACTAGAGTTACTGGTGGATTAATTTCTAATATTGATGGACTGATAAAAGCCAATGGAACAGCTAACTTATATTTGATGAATCCAAGCGGGATCACTTTTGGAACAAATGCTCGATTAGACATTGGTGGTTCTTTTTTAGCAACTACAGCAAATAGCATTAAATTTACTGATGGTATAGAATTTAGTGCTATAGAACCTCAATATTCTCCTTTGCTAACATTAAATGTACCTGTTGGGTTGCAGTTTTATGATACTACCGTGGGAGAAATTAATGTGCAAGGCAATGGTTTCCCCATTCAGAACTCTATCTTGAGATCCCCTATAGATGCAAGTACAATTTTTACGGGTTTACAAGTAAAGCCTGGAAATACCCTAGCTTTAATAGGAGGAAAAATATTATTGGATGGAGGAGTCCTTAGTACCAAAAATGGAAGGATTGATTTAGCAAGTATAGAGCAAGGGGAAGTTAATATTAAGCCAGAAAACAAAAGGTTATTATTAACCTATGAAAAAAAATTAAGTTTTAGGGATATAACCTTTTTAAAGAATGCTTTAGTTTATGTTAACAGTACAGAAGGTGAAGGAAATACTATTAATATTCGGGGAAACGATGTAAAAGTATTAAATGGTGCGCTAATTATGAGCCAAAATCAGGGATTTAAGCAAAATGGACAAATTAGTATTAACTCTGAATTTTTGGAAGTTAAAGATGCATCAGAATTTGGTATTAGCGGTATCTATACTAGCAACTTTGGAAATACACCCGGAGAAAATATTGAACTCAATTCAAATAAAATAACTATTGGTGGAGCGCAAATAGCTACTACTACTTTTAGTAATGCTCCAGGTGGTGAAATAATAATAAATGCTAACGATTATTTAAAGATTACTGGCTCTACTCCGTCTTCTGTTAATCAATTTGGATATGGTGCTATTAATAGTTTCAGTTATCTTAATTACGGAGATAGTGGAAATATTACTGGAGTAATCAAAAATTTGATATTAGAAGATGGGGGTAATATAACTACAGCTTCTAGTTCTTTTGGTAATGCTGGGGATTTAAAATTAAGTACACAAAATATTACGCTTAAGAATGGAAGCAGTTTAGGAGCTACAACTTTTAATAGTGGGAAAGGAGGTAATGTTTTAATAAATGCAAATAATACCATAAATATTACAGGTAGGTCGCCTATTGTCGGACCTAGTATAATTAATGCTGCTACTTTTGGTAGTGGTAATGCTGGGAATGTGGAAATTAATACCTCAAAGCTAATTATCAGAGATGGTGCGGGTATATCTACAAGTACCGTATCGTTTGGAAACGCTGGAAATCTTAATATTAACACTTCTGGTTCAGTAGATATTTCAGGAGTAGATTCAAATTCAAAAGTTCCTAGTTTTATAAATTCATCAGGAGATATTCTAGATAATAGTTTGAGGGCTAGATTTAATAGAGTACCTCCTACTCCTACTGGAGATGCAGGCAAATTAATTATTAATGCTGAACAAGTGAATATTGATAATAATGCTCAAGTTAGTGTTAGAAATAATGGCTCAGGCAATGCAGGAATCCTTGAAATTAAAGCTAAGGACGTTAACATTACAAACAACGGAGGCGTTACCGCGACTACTGCCGTGGGTGAGGGAGGTGACATTATCTTCAATACGAACAATGTATTATTAGGCAATAGCAATATCTCTACAACTGCTGGACAGCAAGAAACCAAAGGGAACGGTGGGAACATTAATATTAATACGGAACTATTGCTTCTTTTAGAAAATAGCAAGATTACAGCAAATGCCTTTGAGGGGCGAGGTGGTAATGTCACTATCAATACTCAAGGAATCTTTTCTTCTTTTGATAGTAAGATTACAGCTACTTCAGACAGAGGAATTGCCGGTATAGTTCAAATAAATACTTTACAATTTGATTTCATTAAAGCAGCGTTCGTTCCACCAGCAATTAATATTCCTACAGTTGCTCATATTTGCGCTACGCAATCGGGTAAAGCACCTAATGAGTTTGTGGACAGAGGATCTGGGGGTATTCCACAAAGCCCAAGCGATCCTCTCAATAGTACTTATGGCTGGAGAGATGAGCGACAACCTATTTCTACTAAACAGTCACAACAGCCAATACAGATTGAAGTAGACCAAGAATATGTAGAAGCACAAGGATGGAAGAACAATGGAAATGGTACAGTAAGTTTTACAACTAAACCAAAAGAAGTAGTTTCTTACGGTTCTTTATCAGACTCACCTTGTCATAATTCTCAGAAATATAAATAG
- a CDS encoding rubrerythrin family protein has translation MNFLTYLMHLASSGAVAYYTASQIRDSKTRPIVLKGLHLSEAGSVGFLSALSERAANEGNTWLAEKLKKHALDETKHSQIFAHALKQIDKNSIDSEPEIAPKNQSRQGRSPLFAAYYEGYSKEQLSPAVIDWDIFMASTYIMELDAGKDYMRMANVLPDDERITHNLKLGMLSIAKDETGHAAYLYEAMMRRMPARQVQKLVDEWRTRKVQAVFKVIDYVLKDTDTIEAA, from the coding sequence ATGAATTTTTTGACTTATCTCATGCATCTAGCAAGCTCAGGAGCTGTTGCTTACTATACTGCTTCTCAGATCCGTGACTCTAAAACTCGCCCTATTGTACTTAAGGGTTTACATCTATCAGAGGCTGGCTCCGTTGGATTTTTATCTGCACTTAGTGAGCGTGCAGCTAATGAAGGTAATACATGGCTAGCAGAAAAATTAAAAAAACACGCGTTGGATGAGACTAAGCATAGCCAAATTTTTGCTCATGCGTTGAAGCAAATAGATAAAAATTCCATAGATTCAGAGCCTGAAATTGCACCTAAAAATCAATCAAGACAAGGGCGTAGTCCTCTCTTTGCCGCTTACTATGAAGGTTATAGCAAAGAACAACTTAGCCCTGCCGTGATTGACTGGGATATCTTTATGGCAAGTACCTATATTATGGAGTTAGATGCTGGTAAAGACTATATGCGAATGGCAAATGTATTGCCTGATGATGAGCGCATCACTCATAACTTAAAGTTGGGGATGTTAAGCATCGCCAAAGATGAAACAGGTCATGCTGCCTACCTTTATGAAGCAATGATGCGGCGAATGCCTGCAAGGCAAGTGCAAAAATTAGTTGATGAATGGCGCACCCGTAAAGTTCAGGCAGTATTTAAAGTAATTGATTATGTCCTTAAGGACACCGACACGATAGAAGCAGCATAA
- a CDS encoding transposase — MDEMTGIQALERALPSLPMRPGKVERQEFEYIRHGTQTLIANFDVVTGQVLVPTIDQHRTEADFLAHCQRLIATDSTASKWHLIMDCLNIHQSESGSNAKK; from the coding sequence ATGGATGAAATGACCGGCATTCAAGCTCTCGAACGAGCTTTACCCAGTTTACCGATGCGACCTGGCAAAGTCGAACGTCAAGAGTTTGAATATATTCGACATGGTACGCAAACCTTAATTGCTAATTTTGATGTTGTTACAGGGCAAGTCCTGGTTCCTACTATTGATCAGCACAGGACTGAAGCTGATTTCTTGGCGCATTGTCAACGCTTAATTGCCACTGACTCGACTGCGAGTAAGTGGCATTTGATTATGGACTGTCTAAATATCCACCAATCGGAATCCGGGAGCAACGCGAAAAAGTGA
- a CDS encoding transposase: protein MLKQLVQRSRFPSAAHLARWARVCPGNNESAGKQFSGRTGQGNSWLRSALIQAANAASRCKNSYLAVVYQRLKARRGRKRAIVAVAHRILTAVFHMLSIGQPYKDLGVNHLNQPQKQHLLKQMRSRLEQLGYKVTLEAQT from the coding sequence TTGCTCAAGCAGTTGGTACAAAGGTCGCGTTTTCCTTCTGCCGCACACTTGGCAAGATGGGCAAGGGTCTGTCCAGGAAATAATGAGAGTGCCGGAAAACAGTTTTCTGGCCGAACTGGACAAGGTAACAGTTGGTTACGTAGTGCTTTGATTCAAGCTGCTAACGCCGCCAGCAGATGTAAAAACTCTTACTTGGCAGTTGTGTATCAACGTCTGAAAGCACGACGTGGTAGAAAAAGAGCTATTGTCGCTGTGGCTCATCGGATTTTGACTGCTGTCTTTCATATGTTGTCCATAGGTCAACCCTATAAAGATTTGGGAGTTAATCATCTTAATCAACCTCAAAAACAGCATCTGCTCAAACAAATGCGTTCTCGATTAGAACAGCTTGGTTACAAGGTTACTCTCGAAGCACAAACCTAA
- a CDS encoding two-partner secretion domain-containing protein, with the protein MFSKSLFYQWWQLRLARLLTLVAAIAAANECALAQIVPDNTLGQENSVVTPFASNFDLIDGGATRGANLFHSFEQFNIKEGGGAIFRNPLGIENIISRVTGGNRSEIFGRLGVLGTANLFLINPSGIIFGPNAQLNIGGSFLATTANAIGFGEQGLFSASVPNSLPLLTVNPSALLFNQIPKSITNESLTGLQLPVNGSLLLVGGDVNLEGGKLSVLNGRVELGGLAGEGTVGLNIDDKNLPLSFPDNVARADVSLTKGAIVQTSVRRGVGSQLGTGNIQVEGRRVTIADGSQIVANNTGGEPGGTLTVRASELVEVLGASRLLAETYDVGTGTDLTIDTGKLIIRDGSEIAAGTFNSGRGGTVTVRASDSVELSGTSADGANFSRIITQTDNIGNGGSVSIETGQLIVQGGALVATASANTSSGQGGLLFVKASDSVQLIGTSTSAENPTPSGLFALGEGSGKPGDLTIETRLFIARDGARASASNLGSAQSGGTLSLTASSLVQLIGTSANGQVRSGLLVGSTGTGSAGDLTIKTEKLQVLDGAFVSARTAGEGRGGSVTVNASNSIELNGTSADRQMPSLLTTETTGGGDAGNLTIETSTIRRK; encoded by the coding sequence GTGTTCTCTAAAAGCTTATTTTATCAGTGGTGGCAGTTGAGGTTGGCAAGGTTATTAACTTTAGTGGCGGCGATCGCAGCAGCCAACGAGTGTGCCCTAGCCCAGATAGTACCCGATAACACCTTAGGTCAAGAAAATTCTGTTGTTACACCTTTTGCTTCTAACTTTGACCTGATAGACGGTGGAGCAACTCGTGGTGCCAATCTATTCCACAGTTTTGAGCAGTTCAACATTAAAGAAGGAGGAGGAGCCATTTTCAGAAATCCTCTTGGCATTGAAAATATTATTAGTCGGGTGACAGGGGGCAACCGCTCCGAGATTTTCGGCAGGCTCGGTGTTTTAGGTACTGCTAACCTGTTTCTGATTAATCCGTCGGGGATTATCTTTGGGCCGAATGCCCAACTTAATATAGGAGGTTCCTTTCTAGCAACAACAGCAAATGCCATCGGGTTTGGTGAGCAAGGCTTGTTCAGTGCCTCAGTTCCTAATTCTCTCCCACTCTTAACGGTCAATCCTTCAGCTTTGCTATTCAATCAAATTCCCAAATCGATTACCAATGAATCTTTAACAGGTCTGCAACTTCCTGTCAATGGAAGTTTGTTGTTGGTAGGTGGTGATGTGAACTTAGAAGGGGGGAAATTGTCCGTTCTCAACGGTCGAGTAGAATTGGGAGGATTAGCAGGAGAAGGAACAGTAGGGCTGAATATAGATGACAAAAATCTGCCTTTGAGTTTTCCTGATAATGTAGCGCGAGCAGACGTATCCCTCACCAAAGGAGCTATAGTCCAAACCAGTGTTAGACGAGGTGTCGGTTCTCAACTAGGCACCGGCAATATTCAGGTAGAGGGTAGACGTGTCACAATCGCTGATGGTTCACAGATTGTAGCTAACAACACAGGAGGGGAACCAGGAGGGACACTTACCGTCCGCGCCTCCGAGTTGGTGGAAGTCCTTGGAGCAAGTCGCCTGTTAGCTGAAACTTATGATGTCGGAACTGGTACAGATTTGACGATTGACACTGGGAAGTTGATTATCCGGGATGGGTCAGAGATAGCAGCTGGTACTTTTAACTCCGGACGGGGGGGGACTGTGACTGTAAGAGCCTCTGATTCTGTGGAACTGAGTGGAACATCGGCTGATGGTGCGAATTTTAGCAGAATCATAACTCAGACTGATAATATCGGAAATGGCGGTTCAGTGAGCATTGAAACTGGGCAATTGATTGTTCAGGGTGGGGCACTAGTCGCAACTGCTAGTGCTAATACTAGTTCGGGACAAGGAGGACTGTTGTTTGTAAAAGCCTCTGATTCGGTGCAACTGATTGGAACATCAACATCAGCTGAGAATCCGACACCTAGTGGTCTGTTTGCTTTGGGGGAAGGTTCCGGCAAACCTGGAGACTTAACGATTGAAACTCGCTTATTTATTGCCCGGGATGGGGCAAGAGCCTCAGCTTCCAATTTAGGTTCGGCTCAGTCGGGAGGGACGTTGAGTCTGACCGCTTCTTCATTAGTGCAACTGATTGGAACATCGGCAAATGGTCAGGTCAGAAGCGGCTTGCTTGTTGGAAGCACAGGTACTGGATCTGCCGGAGATTTGACAATTAAAACTGAGAAATTGCAAGTCCTGGATGGAGCATTTGTGTCGGCCCGTACTGCGGGCGAGGGACGAGGAGGAAGCGTAACGGTAAATGCTTCTAACTCTATAGAGCTAAATGGCACCTCAGCCGACCGTCAGATGCCCAGCCTCTTGACAACTGAAACCACAGGCGGGGGAGACGCCGGGAATTTAACGATTGAAACTAGTACAATACGGCGTAAATAA
- a CDS encoding CHAT domain-containing protein, whose protein sequence is MPIPEIPKINREKIKVERFIFKGNTVLSTQQLESVVASYTGREITFSELLEARTAVTKLYTEQGYLTSGAFFPVKENQAITASGGVVTIQIVEGKLEKINVMGSARLQNYIRERLQTNTTEVFNSKHLLTALQLLQTDPLVEKISTVIDKGSVLDSYFQNLPIDMLHDGKKYLTDSYSIVTASSFKQLHNNSPKFKNYNILIGGISKLSPSLNDPSVPKNLPALPEVKVEIENIKKSITSVLTLIDSDFNSRSFQQKFEKNSFSLVHLSTHAQFSSDPEQTFVLAWDKPLNVKDLKFLLKNESDTINLLVLSACQTAKGDKRSALGIAGIAVQAGARSTLASLWLVDADSTALLMEEFYKGLKNGLVLPEALRLAKLSLLSSEKYFHPYYWAGFILVGN, encoded by the coding sequence GTGCCTATACCTGAAATTCCCAAAATAAACCGAGAAAAAATTAAAGTTGAAAGGTTCATATTCAAAGGTAATACTGTTTTATCAACTCAGCAACTAGAATCAGTAGTTGCTTCTTACACAGGCAGAGAAATCACATTTTCAGAATTGCTCGAAGCTCGTACAGCAGTCACGAAACTGTACACTGAACAAGGATATTTGACTTCTGGAGCCTTCTTTCCTGTTAAAGAAAATCAAGCTATTACAGCCAGCGGAGGAGTAGTCACTATACAAATTGTTGAAGGCAAGCTAGAGAAAATTAATGTTATGGGTAGCGCACGATTACAAAATTATATTCGTGAACGCTTACAGACAAACACAACTGAAGTTTTCAATAGCAAACATTTGCTGACAGCTTTGCAACTATTGCAAACAGATCCTTTAGTTGAGAAAATTTCTACAGTTATAGATAAAGGCTCTGTTCTAGATAGCTATTTCCAGAATTTACCTATCGATATGTTACATGATGGAAAAAAATATTTGACTGATTCATATAGCATCGTCACGGCTTCAAGCTTTAAACAATTGCATAATAATTCGCCTAAATTCAAAAATTATAATATTTTAATTGGCGGTATTTCTAAACTTAGTCCTAGTCTTAACGACCCCTCAGTTCCTAAAAATTTACCAGCTTTGCCAGAAGTAAAAGTAGAAATCGAAAATATAAAAAAAAGTATTACTTCTGTTTTAACTTTAATTGATAGTGATTTTAATAGTCGCAGCTTTCAACAAAAATTTGAAAAAAATTCATTTTCTTTAGTTCATTTGAGTACTCACGCTCAATTCAGCTCTGACCCTGAACAAACCTTTGTCTTGGCTTGGGACAAACCTTTAAATGTCAAAGACTTGAAATTTTTGCTCAAAAATGAAAGCGACACAATTAATTTACTTGTTTTAAGTGCTTGTCAAACTGCAAAGGGTGATAAACGCTCTGCCCTTGGAATTGCTGGAATAGCTGTACAAGCCGGAGCACGTAGTACATTAGCTAGTTTGTGGCTAGTTGACGCTGATTCTACTGCTCTATTGATGGAGGAGTTCTACAAAGGATTAAAAAATGGACTTGTTTTACCAGAAGCACTAAGACTTGCAAAACTGAGTTTGTTGTCTAGTGAAAAATATTTCCATCCCTATTACTGGGCTGGCTTTATTCTTGTTGGCAACTGA
- a CDS encoding IS5 family transposase, with protein sequence MQRRTFDEMVKIMQDTVSPKRTRGCPNKLDLEDQVLICLQYWREYRTYFHIAQDWQVSESTVCRTVHHIESVLVSSGRFRLEGKKSLLIPSQKPKTVVMDVTESPIERPKCGQKRFYSGKKGQHTLKSQFVIDLETSQVRCVVNDSGRRHDFKLFVESKVRFHPDTQSLEDSGYQGIAKFHTNSLLPRKKPRGGKLTKEDKRFNRDLARRRVVVEHVNRRFKVFRIFSQRYRNRRQRFVLRCHLIAGIYNYEILNAS encoded by the coding sequence GTGCAAAGACGCACGTTTGATGAGATGGTGAAAATTATGCAAGATACTGTCAGTCCTAAACGAACTCGAGGTTGTCCAAATAAACTAGATTTGGAAGACCAGGTTTTAATTTGCTTGCAGTATTGGCGAGAATATCGAACTTACTTCCATATAGCCCAGGATTGGCAAGTATCGGAATCAACTGTTTGCCGTACAGTACATCACATTGAAAGTGTGTTGGTTAGTTCTGGGAGATTCCGTTTAGAAGGAAAAAAGTCCTTATTGATACCGTCACAGAAACCAAAAACGGTTGTGATGGATGTAACCGAGAGTCCTATTGAACGTCCTAAATGCGGTCAGAAACGTTTCTATAGTGGCAAAAAGGGACAGCATACTCTCAAATCTCAATTTGTAATTGATCTTGAGACCTCACAAGTCCGTTGTGTTGTCAATGATTCAGGTCGTAGACATGACTTCAAACTATTTGTGGAAAGCAAAGTACGTTTTCATCCTGATACACAGAGTCTAGAAGATAGTGGCTACCAAGGAATTGCTAAATTTCATACCAATAGCCTTTTACCCAGAAAGAAGCCGAGAGGAGGCAAGCTAACCAAAGAAGATAAGCGGTTTAACCGTGATTTAGCTCGCCGTCGAGTTGTTGTTGAACACGTCAACCGACGATTTAAGGTATTTCGGATTTTCAGTCAACGCTACCGTAATCGCAGACAACGTTTTGTGTTGCGCTGTCACTTAATTGCTGGAATTTATAACTATGAGATTCTTAATGCAAGTTAA
- a CDS encoding helix-turn-helix domain-containing protein, with product MPCQALTIILSDANQEALEKLANRPSTPQQIAQRARIVLKAAEGKNNAEIARTLDISIKMVRQWRHRWVDSSEQSKTVTERLLDSLRPGAPLKFTLEQQVECMAIACRDPMEYGRPISHWSVHELADELIEQGIVEQISPRQVGRWLNEAELKPHQSRYWLFPPV from the coding sequence ATGCCTTGCCAAGCGCTAACAATTATCTTGAGTGATGCAAACCAGGAAGCCCTCGAAAAATTAGCGAATCGACCCAGTACGCCACAACAAATAGCACAACGTGCCCGGATTGTGCTAAAAGCTGCTGAGGGGAAAAATAATGCCGAAATTGCTCGGACGCTCGATATCAGCATCAAGATGGTGCGGCAGTGGCGACACCGTTGGGTTGATAGCAGTGAGCAATCCAAGACGGTGACTGAGCGATTGCTTGATAGTTTGCGTCCTGGTGCACCGTTAAAATTTACCCTGGAACAGCAAGTTGAATGCATGGCGATCGCGTGCCGTGACCCAATGGAATATGGTCGTCCCATAAGTCATTGGAGCGTTCATGAACTAGCGGATGAGTTGATTGAACAAGGGATTGTAGAGCAGATATCTCCGCGCCAGGTTGGACGATGGTTAAACGAAGCAGAACTTAAACCACACCAGTCTCGCTACTGGCTTTTTCCCCCCGTATGA
- a CDS encoding ArsR/SmtB family transcription factor: MVESNVALDKIFAALADVTRRDILKRVSTAEHTIGELAQPYAMSFAAIAKHISVLEKAGLITKRRSGKEKVIQIQPKTLKVAAAYLGEYEKIWSARFDALEKLLEDR, translated from the coding sequence ATGGTTGAATCAAATGTAGCCCTTGATAAAATTTTTGCTGCTCTGGCTGATGTGACGCGGCGAGACATTCTTAAGCGGGTATCAACAGCAGAACATACTATCGGCGAATTAGCACAACCCTATGCGATGTCTTTTGCAGCGATCGCAAAGCACATCAGTGTATTGGAGAAAGCCGGACTGATTACCAAGCGTCGAAGTGGTAAGGAGAAAGTTATTCAGATTCAGCCGAAAACTCTCAAAGTAGCCGCAGCATATCTAGGCGAGTATGAAAAAATCTGGAGTGCCCGCTTTGATGCTCTGGAAAAACTACTAGAAGATCGATAA
- a CDS encoding GNAT family N-acetyltransferase, which produces MEFQLRQANKDDWDFIWSLRVVTMKDMIAQSYGWDENIQRSYAQESLTGKLILVYGVAVGVITFSDWGEQLHLTWLAIVPQMQRQGLGSNLIQYCQQQATKLGKPLTLQVLRNNPAVSLYRRFGFEISEQNTSDKCKDARLMRW; this is translated from the coding sequence ATGGAGTTTCAACTAAGACAAGCAAATAAAGACGATTGGGATTTCATTTGGTCACTACGTGTAGTGACCATGAAGGATATGATTGCTCAATCCTATGGTTGGGATGAAAATATACAACGTAGCTATGCACAAGAATCATTAACAGGCAAATTAATCCTTGTGTATGGTGTTGCTGTAGGAGTCATTACTTTTTCTGACTGGGGCGAACAACTACATTTAACTTGGCTTGCAATTGTACCTCAAATGCAAAGACAGGGACTTGGCAGTAATTTGATTCAATACTGTCAGCAACAAGCTACAAAGCTTGGTAAACCTTTGACACTACAAGTTCTGCGAAATAACCCTGCTGTTTCGTTATACAGGAGATTTGGGTTTGAAATTTCCGAACAAAATACTTCAGATAAGTGCAAAGACGCACGTTTGATGAGATGGTGA